A single uncultured Methanolobus sp. DNA region contains:
- a CDS encoding B12-binding domain-containing protein, which yields MLPDKELIDRAIEAALNFNDEEACKVAQEALELGIDTQYLLEHGFHAALSLMKDMFDEGRIFLPHMIAAAEAVEAATRILMPAKKNTLARSKGIVLLGTIEGDIHSIGKDIVATSLQIDGYEVIDLGVDVPIETFVEEAIKFHPDVIATSALMTITMTNQLTLEESLRDAGIRNKVKTMVGGTPVTPEWAEKIGADIYGADASDAVRKVNSVMWPEKEEQLITDKKVCSEKVCY from the coding sequence GTGCTACCTGACAAAGAACTTATTGACCGGGCAATTGAAGCTGCCTTAAACTTTAATGATGAAGAGGCATGCAAAGTTGCACAGGAGGCACTGGAGCTTGGAATTGATACTCAGTACCTTTTAGAGCATGGTTTTCATGCAGCACTTTCTTTGATGAAGGATATGTTCGATGAAGGAAGGATCTTTCTCCCGCATATGATCGCTGCTGCGGAAGCTGTGGAAGCAGCCACCAGAATTTTGATGCCGGCTAAAAAGAATACACTGGCAAGATCCAAAGGTATTGTACTTCTTGGCACCATTGAAGGCGATATTCATTCTATCGGCAAGGACATAGTTGCAACGTCCCTTCAGATAGACGGCTATGAGGTGATCGATCTTGGAGTGGATGTACCTATAGAAACCTTTGTCGAGGAGGCCATCAAATTCCACCCGGATGTGATTGCTACATCTGCCCTGATGACGATAACCATGACTAACCAGCTAACACTTGAAGAGAGTCTCAGGGATGCAGGAATAAGGAATAAAGTAAAGACAATGGTTGGCGGAACACCTGTCACGCCTGAATGGGCCGAGAAGATTGGCGCTGACATATACGGCGCAGATGCATCCGATGCAGTCCGAAAGGTTAATTCAGTCATGTGGCCTGAAAAAGAAGAACAATTGATCACTGATAAAAAGGTTTGTTCTGAAAAAGTCTGTTACTAA